From Epinephelus lanceolatus isolate andai-2023 chromosome 2, ASM4190304v1, whole genome shotgun sequence, one genomic window encodes:
- the rnaset2 gene encoding ribonuclease T2: MRLCAPLLLCLAVALSSAFVISPPHMWTKLILTHHWPTTFCSMEHPACHPNLSYWTLHGLWPDKGIDCNSSWHFNSSQIEDLLPDMKKSWPDLLNPSSAGFWKYEWHKHGTCAAKAASLNSQHKYFSKALELYHKVDLDSILKKFDITPSEKYYTLSQIEGVIENFYGVTPKIQCAHPSKNADVQVLGQIEICFDPDFTLLDCEKHLNKETIFKGDWDNEIAVDKVSGFNVCDHDMPVYYPPLQQNRN, encoded by the exons ATGAGGCTCTGCGCCCCTCTTCTGCTCTGCCTGGCAGTAGCCCTGTCATCTGCCTTTGTGATTTCACCTCC ACACATGTGGACCAAACTGATCCTGACCCACCACTGGCCAACCACCTTCTGTAGT ATGGAACACCCAGCATGTCATCCCAACTTGAGCTACTGGACACTTCATGGTCTCTg GCCAGATAAAGGGATTGACTGCAATTCATCATGGCATTTCAACTCTTCTCAAATAGAG GACCTGCTTCCAGACATGAAGAAGAGTTGGCCTGACTTACTTAACCCCTCATCTGCTGGATTCTG GAAGTATGAGTGGCACAAACATGGCACATGTGCAGCTAAAGCAGCTTCGCTGAATAGTCAACATAAATACTTCAGCAAGGCACTGGAACTATACCATAAAGTGGATTTGGACAG caTCCTGAAGAAGTTTGACATCACCCCTTCAGAAAAATACTACACA ctTTCACAAATTGAGGGAGTCATAGAGAACTTCTACGGGGTCACACCTAAGATCCAATGTGCCCATCCATCAAAG AATGCTGATGTCCAGGTTTTGGGGCAGATTGAGATCTGTTTTGACCCTGACTTCACCCTCCTGGATTGTGAGAAACATCTTAACAAGGAAACAATATTTAAGGGAGACTGGGACAATGAAATTGCTGTTGACAAGGTGTCTGGGTTCAACGTGTGTGACCATGATATGCCAGTTTACTACCCACCTCttcaacaaaacagaaactga